A portion of the Mesobacillus boroniphilus genome contains these proteins:
- a CDS encoding ABC transporter permease, with product MYFIWKEWKENIRGKGLWLAIGTVIFVSVLLLVRSASLSYDQGLYILLINLFDTLLYFIPILYLFMGAFSIFQEKEQKTLVMLLTRQESFMTFLAKKSLGMHLVLLAPVIIWFFLFLVPLKIYFKADIGTYLAFVLSITALMLIFTQIGALVGSISRSRMQIVGIAVIIWFYFFFLHDFALLSIIQDVTHDNVRLFSIAYFLNPIQAVRMYLETGVGIYSFGHMSRLLKSFMWLQPGAFLGASLIFWMTVTFISSVLLHRKEGFE from the coding sequence ATGTATTTTATTTGGAAGGAATGGAAGGAAAATATAAGAGGCAAAGGGCTTTGGCTTGCGATCGGTACAGTCATATTTGTCTCTGTCCTTTTGCTTGTAAGGTCAGCTTCTCTTTCCTATGATCAGGGTTTATATATCTTGCTCATCAATCTGTTCGATACACTGCTCTACTTTATCCCGATCTTATACCTTTTCATGGGCGCTTTCTCTATCTTCCAGGAAAAAGAGCAAAAAACACTAGTCATGCTTTTGACAAGGCAGGAAAGCTTTATGACATTCCTGGCCAAAAAGAGCCTTGGGATGCACCTGGTACTGCTTGCACCGGTGATCATCTGGTTTTTCTTATTCCTCGTTCCTTTAAAAATATATTTTAAAGCTGATATTGGGACGTATCTTGCCTTTGTTCTTTCCATTACTGCACTTATGCTGATTTTCACTCAAATTGGTGCCCTGGTCGGCAGCATCAGCAGGTCAAGGATGCAGATTGTTGGAATTGCCGTCATCATCTGGTTTTACTTCTTTTTCTTACATGACTTTGCCCTGCTATCGATCATCCAGGATGTAACCCACGATAATGTAAGGCTCTTTTCAATTGCCTACTTCTTAAATCCCATACAGGCTGTAAGGATGTATCTTGAGACAGGCGTGGGAATTTATTCATTTGGGCACATGTCGCGTCTATTGAAATCGTTCATGTGGCTGCAGCCGGGTGCCTTCCTCGGAGCCAGTCTAATTTTCTGGATGACTGTCACATTTATCAGTTCTGTACTGTTGCATCGCAAGGAGGGTTTTGAATGA
- the nosD gene encoding nitrous oxide reductase family maturation protein NosD — protein sequence MKKFLWLLLLFSAFTFPEKGAAAENLQAVINSAKDGAVIKLENKIYTGNIVIDKPLTLVGKKGTVIEGDGKGNVISVRAPGVTVSNLDVRKSGMSRNSSEEYAAIKVYTDGNIIRNIWITQSFHGVYLSKAHNNTIENVRVKGLGKGEIAAQGNGLHVYYSNGNLLKNNYIEGTRDGMFFDYANDNKAIGNEITKTRYGLHYMYSDRNEFKNNIFTFNTGGAAIMHSSQLKLANNQFIFNYGHRSFGLLVLSANENKIENNTFYMNQRGLYIDQSTDNLIRSNRISQNQIGIELWASSNEQVFTENTIEENTIPAVALGGKGRNNWSKEGTGNYWGSTFPLLDLDQDGVGDSTAAYKSSLYELIEEQELVYLFLKSPAIKIYEKLNRLLDQEKVMFEDQYPLVDGRKQKSYLPFLIVTAVLITAIFAKRRKLLCILFGRNGRKI from the coding sequence ATGAAAAAATTCCTTTGGCTGCTCTTGCTCTTTTCCGCTTTTACTTTTCCGGAAAAGGGGGCGGCAGCGGAAAACCTGCAAGCCGTCATTAATTCGGCCAAAGACGGCGCAGTGATCAAGCTTGAAAATAAAATCTATACCGGCAATATCGTGATTGATAAGCCGCTTACCCTTGTTGGCAAGAAAGGGACTGTCATTGAAGGGGATGGCAAAGGCAATGTTATTTCTGTTCGCGCCCCTGGTGTCACTGTTTCAAACCTCGATGTAAGAAAAAGTGGGATGAGCCGAAACAGCTCTGAAGAATACGCAGCGATCAAGGTCTATACAGATGGTAATATCATCCGGAATATCTGGATTACTCAATCCTTCCATGGAGTTTATTTAAGCAAAGCACATAACAATACGATTGAAAATGTTCGGGTTAAAGGTCTTGGCAAAGGAGAAATAGCCGCTCAGGGCAATGGCCTGCATGTATATTATTCAAATGGAAATCTATTAAAAAACAATTATATTGAAGGCACAAGAGATGGTATGTTCTTCGATTATGCAAATGACAACAAGGCTATAGGCAATGAAATAACGAAAACACGTTACGGTCTGCATTATATGTATTCAGACCGAAACGAATTTAAAAACAACATATTCACCTTTAATACAGGCGGAGCAGCAATCATGCACTCCAGCCAGCTTAAGCTTGCAAACAACCAATTCATCTTTAATTATGGACACCGTTCCTTTGGGTTGCTGGTATTATCAGCAAACGAAAATAAAATTGAGAACAACACTTTCTATATGAATCAAAGAGGGTTATATATAGATCAATCTACCGACAACCTGATTCGTTCAAACCGAATCTCACAAAACCAGATCGGAATCGAGCTATGGGCCAGTTCAAACGAACAGGTTTTTACGGAAAATACAATAGAAGAAAATACGATACCGGCTGTCGCACTTGGCGGTAAGGGGCGGAATAATTGGAGCAAGGAAGGCACCGGCAACTATTGGGGCAGCACCTTCCCATTGCTCGATCTCGACCAGGATGGCGTAGGTGACAGCACTGCAGCCTATAAATCCTCCCTTTATGAGCTGATTGAGGAACAGGAGCTTGTCTACCTTTTCCTAAAAAGCCCGGCAATTAAAATCTATGAAAAACTGAATCGGCTGCTTGATCAAGAAAAAGTCATGTTTGAGGATCAGTATCCTCTGGTTGACGGCCGAAAACAAAAATCCTACTTACCTTTCTTAATTGTAACCGCCGTCCTCATTACGGCAATCTTCGCAAAAAGGAGAAAACTGCTATGTATTTTATTTGGAAGGAATGGAAGGAAAATATAA
- the nosZ gene encoding Sec-dependent nitrous-oxide reductase, producing the protein MKKWIPIASGLATGLLAATVFFADLSPGDRNEAIAESSKNKTNAEKVYVPFGEKDEYYLFASGGHSGQMFIYGVPSMRHIRTVPVFSPDSATGYGFDKHSKEMMGGFTWGDLHHPAFSETNGDYDGKYMFATDVGNSRAAVMNLETFTVKDIIDVPNTSGPHCAAFVTENTEYMFLPTRFAVPIGREYAPLDDYSEKYRGVMSAVTFDEKKEKLNIAYQVALPPWSYDLSDAGKKVSADWAVMTTYNTEEATTNLEINASQADRDFIVLFNWKELEQMVKDGKYDEVTGQKMIFPEKHKGGMYLVPVAKSPHGVDVTPDGKHFIASGKLAPSMTVFSFEKAFKAIENKEFAGERNGIPILKYESVMEKEVNPENALGPLHTQFDDQGMAYTTMFISSEIVKWDPKTGETLDRVPVQYSPGHSVAAEGDTVAPDGKYLIALNKIAKDSYLSVGPSHPESMQLIDLRGDKMEVIQSAPVNPEPHYAQMIKADKIKTITVYPKDEKNPDAVYNQEETRIERKGNEVHVYGIAMRSKFIFDAKAERPDQIEVKKGDKVFIHLTNIDFDQDITHGFAINGYDLNIEVQPGQTNTVEFTADKAGTFPIYCTNFCSALHQEMTGYFLVKP; encoded by the coding sequence ATGAAAAAATGGATTCCAATTGCCTCGGGACTTGCTACCGGGCTCCTTGCTGCAACGGTTTTCTTTGCTGATTTGTCTCCTGGAGACCGAAATGAAGCAATAGCGGAAAGCAGCAAAAACAAAACAAATGCGGAAAAAGTATATGTACCTTTTGGTGAAAAGGATGAGTACTACTTATTCGCTTCGGGCGGACACTCAGGACAAATGTTCATTTATGGTGTCCCATCCATGAGGCATATCAGAACCGTACCGGTATTCAGCCCAGACTCAGCAACTGGTTACGGCTTTGATAAACACTCAAAAGAAATGATGGGCGGCTTTACCTGGGGCGATCTCCACCACCCGGCATTTTCAGAGACGAATGGTGATTATGACGGTAAATACATGTTTGCGACCGATGTCGGCAACAGCCGTGCGGCAGTCATGAACCTTGAAACGTTTACTGTTAAGGATATCATTGACGTTCCAAATACAAGCGGTCCTCACTGTGCAGCATTCGTTACGGAAAACACTGAATATATGTTCCTGCCAACACGTTTCGCAGTGCCGATTGGAAGAGAGTATGCACCGCTTGACGACTATAGCGAAAAGTACCGCGGTGTCATGTCAGCAGTTACTTTTGACGAGAAAAAGGAAAAATTGAACATTGCCTACCAGGTCGCTCTTCCGCCATGGTCTTATGATTTATCTGATGCAGGGAAAAAGGTTTCTGCAGATTGGGCAGTCATGACTACCTATAACACAGAAGAAGCAACGACGAACCTGGAAATAAACGCTTCCCAGGCAGACCGCGACTTTATCGTCCTATTCAACTGGAAAGAGCTTGAGCAAATGGTCAAGGACGGAAAGTATGACGAAGTAACTGGCCAGAAGATGATCTTCCCTGAAAAGCATAAAGGCGGCATGTACCTGGTACCTGTAGCCAAATCGCCGCACGGTGTCGATGTCACTCCAGATGGAAAGCACTTTATTGCTTCTGGTAAATTGGCACCATCAATGACTGTATTCTCTTTTGAAAAAGCGTTCAAAGCGATTGAAAACAAAGAATTCGCTGGCGAGCGAAATGGGATTCCAATTCTTAAGTATGAATCGGTTATGGAAAAAGAAGTAAACCCTGAAAACGCACTTGGACCGCTTCATACTCAATTTGATGATCAAGGTATGGCTTACACAACCATGTTCATCTCATCTGAAATCGTAAAATGGGATCCGAAGACAGGCGAAACTTTGGACCGGGTTCCTGTACAGTACTCTCCTGGACATTCTGTTGCAGCTGAAGGAGATACAGTCGCACCGGACGGAAAATACCTTATCGCATTAAATAAAATTGCGAAAGACAGCTATCTATCTGTAGGACCTTCCCATCCTGAATCCATGCAGCTAATCGACCTGCGCGGTGACAAGATGGAAGTCATCCAGTCTGCCCCGGTCAACCCTGAACCGCACTACGCACAAATGATCAAGGCAGATAAAATCAAAACAATCACTGTTTATCCTAAGGATGAAAAAAATCCGGATGCCGTCTATAACCAGGAAGAAACACGCATCGAACGTAAAGGCAACGAAGTCCATGTCTACGGAATTGCCATGCGCTCAAAATTCATTTTTGACGCAAAAGCTGAAAGACCCGACCAAATCGAAGTCAAAAAAGGAGATAAAGTCTTTATCCACCTTACAAATATCGACTTTGACCAAGACATTACCCACGGATTCGCAATCAATGGATACGATTTAAACATTGAGGTACAGCCTGGACAGACGAATACAGTGGAATTCACAGCAGATAAAGCAGGAACGTTCCCGATCTACTGTACGAATTTCTGCTCAGCATTGCACCAGGAAATGACCGGTTACTTCCTTGTAAAACCATAA
- a CDS encoding cytochrome C produces the protein MQKALISFIISALIGLGLGYIAFDVVGGSNDESTENASKEAETSKPQSDNKQEEKDDQPAAETVSADENILTSKGCLSCHSVSSLNLTGGATGPDLSKAFENVEGKHGKSIDQFLKEPTSAVMSGVIGGNPLSEQEISEVVKLLEEASKK, from the coding sequence ATGCAAAAAGCTTTAATCAGTTTTATCATTAGCGCTCTGATTGGTCTTGGACTCGGTTACATTGCATTCGATGTTGTCGGCGGAAGCAATGACGAATCTACCGAAAACGCTTCCAAAGAAGCAGAAACTTCTAAACCGCAGAGTGACAACAAACAAGAGGAGAAGGATGACCAGCCTGCTGCTGAAACAGTTTCCGCAGATGAAAACATTTTAACATCCAAGGGCTGCCTTAGCTGCCATTCTGTATCTTCATTAAATCTCACTGGCGGTGCAACTGGCCCAGATTTATCAAAGGCATTCGAAAATGTTGAAGGTAAGCATGGCAAGTCAATCGATCAGTTCTTAAAAGAGCCTACCTCAGCAGTCATGTCAGGTGTAATTGGCGGCAATCCACTTTCTGAACAAGAAATTTCAGAAGTAGTAAAACTTCTTGAGGAAGCCTCAAAAAAATAA
- the bshB2 gene encoding bacillithiol biosynthesis deacetylase BshB2 — protein sequence MEKERHVLVVFPHPDDEAFGVSGTIASHINMGTPVTYACLTLGQMGRNMGNPPFANRETLPAIRKKELKDAARAMGINDLRMLGFRDKTVEFEDENMLSNLMSSLITELNPSLVITFYPGYSVHPDHEATGAAVVRAVEKIPEADRPKLHCVAFSRNCVEELGNPDIVHDISAVADIKLDAIRAHRSQTELMLEEMADKLKEKDPKTMAWINNERFWTYKFS from the coding sequence ATGGAAAAAGAAAGGCATGTACTTGTCGTGTTCCCTCATCCTGATGATGAGGCATTCGGTGTTTCCGGAACAATCGCATCCCATATAAACATGGGAACTCCTGTCACATATGCCTGTTTGACACTCGGACAGATGGGACGGAATATGGGGAATCCGCCGTTCGCGAACCGGGAAACCCTTCCCGCTATACGTAAAAAGGAATTGAAGGACGCAGCGCGTGCGATGGGCATTAATGATTTGCGCATGCTCGGGTTCCGTGACAAGACGGTTGAGTTCGAGGATGAAAATATGTTGTCCAATCTCATGTCATCTTTGATTACCGAATTGAATCCTTCGCTCGTCATCACCTTCTACCCTGGCTACTCCGTCCACCCGGACCATGAGGCCACAGGTGCGGCAGTGGTGCGCGCCGTTGAAAAAATCCCTGAAGCAGACAGGCCAAAACTCCATTGCGTAGCGTTCTCACGTAACTGTGTCGAAGAGCTTGGCAATCCGGATATCGTCCATGATATAAGTGCTGTCGCAGACATCAAGCTTGATGCAATCCGTGCACACCGCTCACAAACTGAGCTGATGCTTGAAGAAATGGCTGATAAACTGAAGGAAAAGGATCCAAAAACGATGGCATGGATCAACAATGAACGCTTCTGGACATATAAATTTTCCTGA
- a CDS encoding YojF family protein — MDPVILSEVQEALDRFKDKEVYIHLETTNGAYASHNNESFFSSGAYIRNAKVTYERAKITGEGPFRTGLKIPFGWVYAEGITHFEIDDKGRLLLAGHDFNGKLAVALEISETPFE; from the coding sequence ATGGATCCGGTGATTTTATCAGAAGTCCAGGAAGCCCTGGACCGTTTTAAAGACAAAGAAGTCTATATTCATTTAGAAACAACAAATGGAGCATACGCATCCCATAACAACGAGTCATTCTTCTCATCAGGCGCGTACATCCGCAATGCGAAGGTAACCTATGAACGCGCGAAGATCACTGGTGAAGGTCCATTTCGGACAGGTTTGAAGATACCTTTTGGCTGGGTTTATGCTGAAGGAATCACCCACTTCGAAATTGACGATAAAGGAAGGCTGCTGCTTGCCGGCCATGATTTTAACGGAAAGCTTGCCGTCGCCCTTGAAATAAGCGAAACACCATTTGAATAA
- a CDS encoding DUF2512 family protein — translation MNHTKALLIKGIMTFAVLLLLMGSFAGIGDILVITLVLGAISYLAGDLFILPKTSNLSASLSDLALSFFVVWGLGLMLFEQTDGVIFAALFAAVLIASGEWFFHSYMADRVLRINRKI, via the coding sequence GTGAATCACACAAAGGCATTATTAATAAAAGGCATCATGACATTTGCTGTTCTTCTTCTATTAATGGGAAGTTTTGCAGGAATCGGTGATATTCTCGTCATCACGCTCGTTCTTGGAGCGATTTCTTATCTTGCTGGTGACTTGTTTATTCTTCCGAAAACAAGCAATCTTAGCGCTTCACTATCTGACCTGGCTCTTTCATTTTTCGTGGTATGGGGTCTTGGGTTGATGTTGTTTGAGCAAACGGATGGCGTTATTTTCGCAGCTCTTTTTGCGGCCGTATTGATTGCCTCTGGTGAATGGTTCTTCCATAGTTATATGGCTGATCGAGTACTCCGTATTAATCGGAAGATATAA
- the pdxK gene encoding pyridoxine/pyridoxal/pyridoxamine kinase → MSLKKVLTIAGSDTSGGAGIQADLKTFQELGVYGMTALTTIVTMDPKNHWHHEVFPQPVELVEKQLETVLSVGIDAMKTGMLGTVEIIELSARKIDEHKLDRVVIDPVMVCKGEDEVLMPENTDAMRELLLPRATVVTPNLFEAWQLAQTGPIRTIDDMKEAAAKIHDLGAKNVMIKGGNKLNHEKAVDLLYDGKDFTLFESEKVETSFTHGAGCTFASAITAQLAKGKTVPEALEVAKGFITEAIKHGFRLNEYVGPTAHLAYNKYAGGNRGE, encoded by the coding sequence ATGAGTTTGAAAAAGGTGTTAACAATCGCAGGTTCCGATACAAGCGGCGGCGCTGGCATCCAGGCTGACCTTAAAACCTTTCAGGAGCTAGGCGTTTATGGAATGACCGCTCTTACTACGATTGTGACTATGGACCCTAAAAATCACTGGCATCATGAAGTATTCCCACAGCCAGTCGAGCTGGTCGAAAAGCAGCTTGAAACGGTTCTTTCCGTTGGAATAGATGCAATGAAGACAGGTATGCTCGGAACGGTTGAGATCATCGAGCTATCAGCACGCAAAATTGATGAGCACAAATTGGACAGAGTGGTAATCGACCCTGTAATGGTATGTAAAGGGGAAGACGAGGTCTTGATGCCTGAAAACACAGATGCCATGAGAGAATTGCTTCTGCCAAGAGCCACTGTTGTTACTCCTAACCTGTTCGAAGCATGGCAGCTGGCACAAACCGGTCCAATCCGCACAATCGATGACATGAAGGAAGCAGCAGCGAAAATCCATGATCTAGGCGCAAAGAACGTCATGATCAAGGGCGGTAACAAGCTGAACCACGAAAAAGCCGTAGACCTCCTTTATGATGGAAAAGACTTCACTCTTTTCGAATCTGAGAAGGTGGAAACAAGCTTCACCCACGGCGCTGGCTGCACATTCGCTTCCGCGATCACTGCACAGCTGGCTAAAGGCAAAACAGTCCCTGAAGCATTGGAAGTAGCTAAAGGCTTTATCACTGAAGCCATCAAGCACGGCTTCAGGCTGAATGAATACGTTGGCCCAACCGCTCACCTTGCGTACAACAAATACGCAGGCGGCAACCGAGGGGAATAA
- the fdhD gene encoding formate dehydrogenase accessory sulfurtransferase FdhD, protein MIKKGCPEEYPISLRLNGYEIAVFQLTNQDLEDWVYGYLFSEGLIDGPEDVVSVHFSEKTGTLNVTLCNSFDPEQMFSKKKHYTAGCGRGVTFFSMTDVKKFNKVNSDETYSLTYLLKKRAEFAQNSPLYLETGGMHGACIILEDGSIEVREDIGRHNAVDKIIGHAIRKRLQPDRLVLLTTGRVSYEMLSKAAKFGFAVIGSRTAATKQAIQLARFLNIEVVGYLRGKMATVYTSAGRINDDLNPPAVENSSHIENCPAPAPTPSSRFGPPDEVKERLHRSPLQRLSGLTKALPLFLKGGKPSKY, encoded by the coding sequence ATGATCAAGAAAGGCTGTCCTGAAGAATATCCGATAAGCCTGAGGCTGAATGGATATGAGATCGCGGTATTCCAGCTGACAAATCAGGATCTGGAAGATTGGGTATATGGATACCTTTTTTCAGAAGGTTTGATTGATGGGCCGGAGGATGTTGTCAGCGTCCATTTCAGCGAAAAAACCGGCACATTGAATGTAACATTATGTAACTCTTTTGATCCTGAGCAGATGTTTTCAAAAAAGAAGCATTATACAGCCGGCTGCGGCCGCGGAGTGACCTTCTTTTCCATGACGGATGTCAAGAAGTTCAATAAAGTGAATTCCGATGAAACCTATTCGCTGACATATTTGTTGAAAAAACGCGCGGAATTCGCTCAAAATTCGCCGCTATACCTGGAAACAGGCGGCATGCATGGCGCCTGTATCATCCTTGAGGATGGCAGTATTGAAGTCCGGGAAGATATAGGCAGACATAATGCTGTCGACAAGATCATCGGCCACGCAATCCGAAAGCGCTTGCAGCCTGACCGCCTCGTCCTTTTGACGACCGGAAGGGTTTCATATGAAATGCTCTCAAAGGCTGCAAAATTTGGTTTTGCCGTCATTGGTTCGCGCACTGCTGCTACAAAGCAGGCCATCCAGCTAGCCCGATTCCTCAACATTGAAGTCGTTGGCTACTTGCGGGGGAAAATGGCGACTGTCTATACATCTGCTGGGAGGATTAATGATGATTTAAACCCGCCGGCTGTGGAAAATAGTTCTCACATCGAGAATTGTCCAGCTCCAGCGCCTACCCCCTCGAGTCGCTTCGGTCCGCCCGATGAAGTCAAAGAACGACTTCACCGGTCACCCCTCCAGCGCTTGTCGGGGCTGACCAAGGCGCTTCCGCTTTTCTTGAAAGGGGGGAAGCCCAGCAAGTACTGA
- the fdnG gene encoding formate dehydrogenase-N subunit alpha, with translation MNLNRRQFLKLSGATAATLAVVELGFNEKEVHAKTKEFKIAKATVTPTICAFCGVGCGILVHTKDNTVVYTEGDPDSPVNEGTLCSKGTTIRQVYTSEKRLTKPLYRAPGSKKWEEKSWDWMYETIAQRTKETRDKSFIEKENGMFVNKTEAIASLGGAALDNEETYLLAKMMRGLGVVYLEHQARIUHSSTVAGLAPTVGRGAMTNHWSDLQNTDCALIMGGNPAENHPISFRWLTKAKEKGAKIVSVDPRFTRTSSKADVYASLRSGSDIAFMGGMINYALENNLIHREYVAEYTNASFIVKKDFEFNDGLFSGYDEATRKYDKTKWAYETDEEGNPKKDKTLTHPRSVFQLMRKHYSRYDVDSVIAVTGTPKEDYLKVCETFCSTSKIGKSGTIMYAMGTTQHTVGTQNVRAFGIIQLLLGNIGLPGGGINAMRGESNVQGSTDFALLYHLLPGYIGTPTAIPEHATLEGYNTKETPSGGYWSNKPKFLTSLLKAWYGPNATKDNEFGYQYLPKGNKNYSHINLFNAMYKGELEGAFLFGTNPVVGGPNAGKEKEALSKLKWMVAVDLWETETSAFWQEEAGSDPSKIDTEVFLLPAASSYEKEGSVSNSSRWMQYRWKAIDPKGESLADLEIIHMLVKTIKGLYKNESSPAAKQINALYWNFGEGHHPDIDLVTREINGYDLTTGKLLKGFGDLKDDGTTSSGNWIYSGFYPEEGKNRAKNRDNKDTGGGNFLNWAFAWPANRRILYNRASADPSGKPWSDKKAVIWWDESQKKWVGNDVPDFKPVLSPSEPGGTNPFIMINGGVAGVYAPTLNDGPFPEHYEPFESPVKNAFSSQEINPAIAIIEGEFNLKGDNKKYPIVGTTYRVSEHWQSGSMTRNQEWLSELAGHMYIEMSEELAKEKGIKNKDQIIVSSARGEIKAYAMVTKRFKPHMMNGKKVHQVGMPWHFGYKGYATGDTANRLTPHIGDANTTIPEYKAFLCDIRRAD, from the coding sequence ATCAACCTGAATCGCCGGCAGTTCTTGAAGCTGTCAGGAGCCACTGCGGCTACCCTGGCGGTTGTCGAGTTGGGCTTTAACGAAAAAGAGGTCCACGCTAAAACAAAAGAATTCAAGATTGCCAAAGCTACTGTAACACCAACCATTTGTGCATTCTGCGGTGTAGGATGCGGCATCTTGGTACACACAAAGGATAATACTGTGGTTTATACGGAAGGGGATCCGGATAGCCCAGTGAACGAAGGTACACTTTGCAGTAAAGGCACTACGATCAGACAAGTCTACACATCTGAAAAGCGCTTAACGAAGCCATTGTATCGTGCTCCTGGCAGCAAGAAGTGGGAAGAGAAAAGCTGGGACTGGATGTATGAAACAATTGCACAACGCACGAAGGAAACACGTGACAAATCATTCATTGAAAAAGAAAATGGCATGTTTGTCAATAAAACCGAAGCCATCGCGAGCTTAGGTGGAGCAGCTCTTGATAATGAAGAGACATATCTGCTTGCAAAAATGATGAGAGGGCTTGGCGTCGTATATCTCGAACACCAGGCACGAATATGACATAGTTCTACGGTTGCCGGTCTGGCACCTACAGTAGGACGTGGAGCAATGACTAACCATTGGAGCGATCTGCAAAATACCGATTGTGCATTGATCATGGGCGGGAATCCTGCCGAGAATCACCCAATCTCTTTCAGATGGTTGACAAAAGCGAAGGAAAAAGGCGCGAAAATTGTCTCTGTCGACCCTCGTTTCACGAGGACATCGTCAAAGGCTGACGTCTATGCTTCACTTCGTTCAGGATCAGATATTGCATTCATGGGCGGAATGATCAACTATGCATTAGAGAATAACTTGATCCACAGAGAGTATGTTGCTGAATATACGAATGCATCGTTCATTGTAAAGAAAGACTTTGAGTTTAATGATGGATTATTCAGCGGGTATGACGAAGCAACCCGTAAGTATGACAAGACAAAATGGGCTTATGAAACAGACGAAGAAGGAAATCCGAAAAAGGATAAAACCCTTACACACCCACGTTCTGTATTCCAATTAATGAGAAAGCATTATTCACGCTATGATGTCGACTCAGTTATTGCAGTAACCGGAACACCTAAAGAAGATTACCTAAAGGTCTGTGAAACTTTCTGCTCAACAAGCAAGATAGGAAAATCCGGAACGATTATGTATGCAATGGGCACAACCCAGCATACTGTTGGGACACAAAACGTCCGTGCCTTTGGAATCATCCAGTTGCTGCTTGGCAATATCGGCTTGCCTGGCGGCGGAATCAACGCAATGCGCGGGGAGTCCAATGTACAGGGTTCCACTGACTTTGCTCTTCTATATCACCTGCTTCCAGGGTATATTGGAACACCAACTGCCATCCCTGAGCATGCGACATTAGAAGGCTACAATACAAAAGAAACACCTAGCGGAGGCTACTGGAGCAATAAACCTAAGTTTCTTACTAGCTTGCTGAAGGCCTGGTACGGCCCGAATGCGACAAAGGATAACGAATTTGGGTACCAATACCTTCCAAAAGGGAACAAGAACTACTCCCATATCAATTTGTTCAACGCTATGTATAAAGGCGAACTGGAAGGTGCGTTCTTGTTTGGAACAAACCCTGTAGTCGGAGGCCCGAATGCAGGCAAAGAAAAAGAAGCGCTGTCCAAGCTTAAATGGATGGTTGCAGTTGACCTATGGGAAACTGAAACATCTGCTTTCTGGCAAGAGGAAGCTGGCAGTGACCCATCCAAGATCGACACAGAAGTATTCCTTCTGCCGGCAGCGAGCTCTTATGAGAAAGAAGGCAGCGTGTCCAACTCTTCCCGTTGGATGCAATACCGCTGGAAGGCAATTGATCCAAAAGGAGAATCCCTGGCGGATTTGGAAATCATCCATATGTTGGTCAAGACTATCAAAGGCCTTTATAAGAATGAAAGTTCACCTGCAGCTAAGCAAATCAATGCACTGTATTGGAACTTTGGTGAAGGGCACCATCCTGATATCGACCTTGTGACCAGGGAAATTAACGGCTATGATCTGACGACAGGAAAGCTTTTGAAAGGGTTTGGCGATCTTAAGGATGACGGTACAACAAGCTCTGGTAACTGGATTTATTCCGGCTTCTATCCAGAGGAAGGCAAGAATCGCGCTAAGAACCGTGACAATAAGGATACTGGCGGCGGGAACTTCCTGAACTGGGCATTTGCATGGCCTGCAAACCGCCGAATTCTTTACAATCGCGCTTCTGCTGATCCAAGCGGCAAGCCATGGAGCGACAAAAAAGCGGTCATCTGGTGGGATGAAAGCCAGAAGAAATGGGTCGGCAATGACGTTCCTGATTTCAAGCCAGTTCTGTCACCATCAGAACCGGGCGGAACCAATCCTTTCATCATGATCAACGGAGGGGTTGCAGGAGTTTACGCTCCAACATTGAATGACGGTCCGTTCCCTGAACACTATGAGCCGTTTGAAAGTCCTGTTAAAAATGCCTTCTCAAGCCAGGAAATCAACCCAGCAATTGCAATCATCGAAGGGGAATTCAACCTGAAAGGCGACAATAAGAAGTATCCAATCGTCGGTACTACTTACAGGGTATCTGAGCACTGGCAGTCCGGTTCGATGACACGTAACCAGGAATGGCTATCCGAACTGGCAGGCCATATGTATATAGAAATGAGTGAAGAATTGGCGAAGGAAAAAGGCATCAAGAACAAAGATCAAATCATTGTCAGTTCGGCCCGCGGCGAAATCAAAGCATATGCGATGGTTACCAAACGCTTCAAGCCTCACATGATGAACGGCAAGAAGGTCCATCAGGTCGGCATGCCTTGGCACTTTGGCTATAAAGGGTACGCAACAGGGGATACAGCAAACCGCTTGACACCTCATATCGGGGATGCAAACACGACAATCCCTGAATATAAGGCATTCCTCTGTGATATAAGGAGGGCTGACTAA